TGGGAAAACACTGCCACCTGATAAACTACCATAGCACCATAAAATGTCCGGCACCCCAAGTCATGCCAAATATCTCATTCACCCCAGCCGACTGTCGCGGAATTATATACCCTCACGACGATCCACTGGTTTTGGGCCTCGAAATGGCAAACTTCCCAGTGAAACGAATACTGGTGGATGGAGGGAGTTCAGCGAACATTATCTTTTGGGAAGCCTTCGTTCAGCTGAAAATAGACGAGAAAGAGCTCACACGAGTCAACTATCCTGTGATAGGATTCTCCGGAGCCACGGTCTTCCCGGAAGGTAGCATCAGGCTACCAGTGCAGATTGGAGAAGGAAGGACCGCAAGGGACCTAATGGTAGACTTCTTAGTAATCAAAGTGCCTGCTGCATACAACGTAATAGTGGGCCGGCCATTCATCCACGATGCACAAGTAGTGGTATCAACATACCATCTAACCATGATATACATGTCTAACTTTGAGAAGGCTGAGAGAATCCGAGGCAGTCAAGATTCAGCAAGATCATGCTACTTGACGGCATTAAAAACACCAGGCCGACTGACCCCATCCAGGAATATAGCGAGAGAGGCAGCAATGAAAAGACCGGCAAAAGGCCAAGCCCCAAGATCGGGGGGCGAGCAATCTCTTTTGCCCAAGAAGGAGAAAAGGCAGAAAATGGAGTCACCCACAATCGAAAGCATCGAAAAGGGGACTACTCTACCTAGGGTAGAGGCCGGAGGAGAGTTAGAAGAAGTCGAGCTGGTAGAAGGAGAAACTGGCAGAACAGTAAAATTAGGAACCGACATTGACCCCCAGTTGCGGGTAAACATGATCGGTCTGTTGAGAGAACACGCGGATGTGTTCGCATTTTCCGCAGACGAAATGCCAGGTATAAGCTCAGAGGTAATCGAGCACCGACTGAATGTCGACAGAGCAGTCAGGCcggtaaaacaaaagaaaagaaacttctcaacagaaaaaaatcaagcaatACAGGAAGAGGTAGAAAAGTTGTTGGCAGCGGGATTTATTGAACCATGCGACTACCCAGAGTGGTTGGCCAACGTCGTAATGGTTAAGAAGTCAAACGGCTCGtggagaatgtgcgtagatttcacaaACCTTAATAGAGCATGCCCGAAAGACTGCTACCCACTGCCAAGAATCGACAGGCTAGTCGACTCCAAATCTGGCCACGCGCTGCTCAGCTTCCTTGACGCATTCTCCGGGTACCACCAAGTCAGCCTTGCAAAGGCCGACAGGAGAAAATCAGCATTCATCACTGAGGGGGGAGTATTCTGTTACAAGGctatgccgtttgggttaaagaacGCTGGGGCAACGTACCAAAAACTGGTCGACAGAGTGTTCGCAAACCAAAAAGGCCGCAACATTGAAGTATACGTCGACGACTCCATAGTGAAAAGCAAATTGGAGACCGACCATTTAGACGAGCTCAGGGAAACGTTTGAAACTCTGCGCCGTTAccaaatgaagctgaaccccaAGAAATGTGTGTTCGGAGTGAAATCGGGGAAATTCTTGGGTTTCCTTGTCAGCGAGAGAGGCATAGACGCAAACCCAGATAAGGTAGAAGCAATACTCAGTCTGCCTCAGCCAAAAAGCATCAAAGATGTACAAAGGCTGACAGGAAGAATGGCAGCTCTGACAAGATTTGTTAGCAAATCAGCCGACAGGTCGATCCCATTTTTTAACACTCTTAAGCAGAACGGAAAATTCCGGTGGGGAGAAACCGAGGAAAGGGCCTTTGAGAAGGTAAAAGACCATCTTCGTGCTTTACCGACGATAGCCAGGCCGGAAGAGGGCGACAAGCTACAGTTGTATGTGTCCGCTTCAGCCCAAACCGTTGCTGCCGTACTAATCAGTGAAAAAGACAAAGTCCAGCAGCCGAtatactttgtcagccacattTTGAATCCGGCAGAAGCAAGATACTCGCTGATAGAGAAAGTGGCCTATGCAGTCCTGATAGCCGCCAGAAAGCTCAGACCATATTTTGATGCACATACCATACAAATTCTGACGAACTTCCCACTGGAGAAGGCTTTGCAAAAAATGGATACAGCCGGCAGGCTGTTGCGATGGGCAATAAAGCTGTCGGAGTACGATCTTGAGTTTCACCCGCGCAATGCAATAAAAGCACAAGCCTTGGCCGACTTCGTAGTTGAAGCATCCTATCAAGAGGATGAAACCAAAGCAGAATCCTGGGAAGTATCAGTAGACGGTTCAGCCGCTCAGTCGGGAGCGGGAGCCGGCGTTGTCATGACCTCTCCGACAGGAGATAAGTTCGAATACGCAATCAGATTCACTTTCGCAGCTtcgaacaacgaagcagaatatgaagcagccATTGCAGGGGTACAGCTATGCTTGTTGGCAGATGCCAAGAGGATAGTAATGACAACAGATTCTCAGTTGGTGGCAAATCAGTTTTCGGGAGAGTATGAAACAAAAGAGCCGTCAATGCGGCGGTATCAAGAAAAACTAAAGACGCTGACAGCGAAATTAGAAGCTTTTGACATCAAATTGGTCCCCAGAGCGTTGAACACTGCCGCAGACAGCCTAGCATAACTGGCCAGTTCGAAAGCAATCGAGCTCAGTCGATCAGTAATGATAGAAATCATGCACAGAAGGAGTACGgaggaaaaaggaaaagaaataatGGTCATCACGGCAAACAAAGAGTGGTACGACGATATCTGGGCGTACAAGACGACTGGAATGCTCCCGGCCGATATCAGGGAGGcaaagaaaatcaaaaaagaCATCTGCTGGTACGTCATATATCAGGGACAACTCTATAAAAGAGCATTCAGCCTCCCCCTGCTGCGGTGTTTGACGGCATACGAATCCGCAAGGTTAATCGAAGAAATGCATGAAGGAATATGCGGAAACCATGTAGGAGGAAAAACACTCGCTTTGATCTGCCAAAGACAAGGTTACTACTGGCCAACCATGCTGGAAGACGCACAGAGCTACGTCAAGAAATGTGAAAAATGCCAGCTGTTTGCCCCAGTAATACGTATCCCAGCAAACGACTTGATGCCCATTCTGAATCCAATTCCATTCGCCCAGTGGGGAATGGATATCGTAGGACCCTTCACAACAGCCTCAGGAGGCAGGAAGTTCTTGATTGTTGCCGTCGATTACTTCACAAAATGGATTGAGGCCGAGCCGGTAGCAAAGATAACAGCCAACCAGGTACGGAagttcatctggaaaaacatcataACAAGGTTTGGAATACCGACAGAAATAGTATTCGACCATGGATGCCAGTTCGACTGCGAACCTATACGAGCATTCTTGGCAGACTACCGGATCAAGTTCGCATACGCCTCAGTCTGCCACCCGCAGAGCAATGGGCAAGCCGAGGCTGCAAACAAACAAATACTCGTAGCCCTTAAGAAAAAGCTGGATGAGTTCAAGGGCAAGTGGGCAGACACAGTCCCAGAGGTTCTATGGGGTAACAGAACGACGGTTAAAGAAGCAACGAGAGAGAGCCCTTTCAAACTATGCTTCGGATCAGAAGCAGTCATACCGGCTGAAGTAGCACTACCCACCTTCCGCATCCAGCATTATGAAGAACAGGGAAACGACAGCTTACTCAGACACCAGCTGGATTTCTTACCAGAGGTCAGACTGCAGGCGGAAATCAAGTCGGCCGCATACAAGAACAGAATGAGCAGGGCCTACAACAAGCGAGTAAAACATAGGAAGCTGGAGGTAGGCGACCTTGTACTTCGCCGGACGGCAGCAACCGGCAAAGCTCAAAAACAAGGAAAACTGACTGCAAATTGGGAAGGGCCCTACCAGATATGGGAAGAAGTGGTAGCTGGATCATACAGACTAATGGAGATGGATGGAACACCGCTGAAGAACTCATGGAACGCAGATACTTTAAGAAAATTCCATGTGTGAAGTTGTATGAAAACATGATGTAGTAGGGCCGACAGTGCCATATTttgaaatctaatatataagcTACAAGTATATTCCAGGTAAACTACACGGCATAaacaaaacgaaataaaaggttgagcacattggctcagtcagcaatgttgcaagatacgacaaaacgaaataaaaggttgagcacattggctcagtcagcaatgttgcaagatacgacaaaacgaaataaaaggttgagcacattggctcagtcagcaatgttgcaagatacgacaaaacgaaataaaaggttgagcacattggctcagtcagcaatgttgcaagatacgacaaaacgaaataaaaggttgagcacattggctcagtcagcaatgttgcaagatacgacaaaacgaaataaaaggttgagcacattggctcagtcagcaatgatgcaagatacgatatAAACTAAAtcgaaggttgagcacattggctcaatcagcaatgatgcaagatacgatatAAACTAAAtcgaaggttgagcacattggctcagtcagcaatgatgcaagatacgatatAAACTAAAtcgaaggttgagcacattggctcagtcagcaatgatgcgAGATACGATATAAAGTAAAtcgaaggttgagcacattggctcagtcagcaatgatgcgAGATACGATATAAATTAAAtcgaaggttgagcacattggctcagacagcaatgatgcaagatacgataaaaattaaaatc
This Spinacia oleracea cultivar Varoflay chromosome 6, BTI_SOV_V1, whole genome shotgun sequence DNA region includes the following protein-coding sequences:
- the LOC110784564 gene encoding uncharacterized protein, which gives rise to MPSELAGQFSEEQLATARAVMAALSALKPARKANTEPVPRTVIHQTTETPVGEKRKRLPIRNLFGEQILVQQEQHPNTNQAIALRSRPEPMVIEETREAPQRYAPRRYTIQPANSPPVRGHSGGTNGEIEVPTLQVFPSTLLGVASGWYKGLPKGSVYNYRQLEAEFMLRFISRQQRKKTSGELMAVTQRSGESLRDYLTRFNNESTSIPNLQQEIAVVALMRGMNHCEFKKYLGRKSFTDLGNALMKAHEYIKSDELMTIPNHYQSAQTRNAAPRPVQPAQQNQNRGFRKDEQRKDPRGRDYQKQSTSIYPTFHEYTPLNAPRAAIYNVNKNENWKRPPPMSDKPRPQSKYCAFHDDCGHYTEDCRDLKDNIEDMIRRGYLTQYKARQNNNNQQNNSRQSNSTNNRLPSTQTPLRIEQKAPETSRNGEARNSGQKGPTVWVISGGPCHGGTISGAGRSLGKHCHLINYHSTIKCPAPQVMPNISFTPADCRGIIYPHDDPLVLGLEMANFPVKRILVDGGSSANIIFWEAFVQLKIDEKELTRVNYPVIGFSGATVFPEGSIRLPVQIGEGRTARDLMVDFLVIKVPAAYNVIVGRPFIHDAQVVVSTYHLTMIYMSNFEKAERIRGSQDSARSCYLTALKTPGRLTPSRNIAREAAMKRPAKGQAPRSGGEQSLLPKKEKRQKMESPTIESIEKGTTLPRVEAGGELEEVELVEGETGRTVKLGTDIDPQLRVNMIGLLREHADVFAFSADEMPGISSEVIEHRLNVDRAVRPVKQKKRNFSTEKNQAIQEEVEKLLAAGFIEPCDYPEWLANVVMVKKSNGSWRMCVDFTNLNRACPKDCYPLPRIDRLVDSKSGHALLSFLDAFSGYHQVSLAKADRRKSAFITEGGVFCYKAMPFGLKNAGATYQKLVDRVFANQKGRNIEVYVDDSIVKSKLETDHLDELRETFETLRRYQMKLNPKKCVFGVKSGKFLGFLVSERGIDANPDKVEAILSLPQPKSIKDVQRLTGRMAALTRFVSKSADRSIPFFNTLKQNGKFRWGETEERAFEKVKDHLRALPTIARPEEGDKLQLYVSASAQTVAAVLISEKDKVQQPIYFVSHILNPAEARYSLIEKVAYAVLIAARKLRPYFDAHTIQILTNFPLEKALQKMDTAGRLLRWAIKLSEYDLEFHPRNAIKAQALADFVVEASYQEDETKAESWEVSVDGSAAQSGAGAGVVMTSPTGDKFEYAIRFTFAASNNEAEYEAAIAGVQLCLLADAKRIVMTTDSQLVANQFSGEYETKEPSMRRYQEKLKTLTAKLEAFDIKLVPRALNTAADSLA